From Methylomonas sp. EFPC3, a single genomic window includes:
- the pheT gene encoding phenylalanine--tRNA ligase subunit beta: protein MQVSEAWLRELVNPPIATAELVAQLTMAGLEVDAVTPVAADFSGVVVAEVLETVQHPNADKLKVCQVNVGQEQALQIVCGASNVRPGLKVPAALIGAVLPGDFKIKESKLRGELSFGMLCSEKELGLATTSEGLMELPTDAPIGQDIREYLLLNDNVIELGLTPNRADCLSVVGVAREVAVLNGLTLPSDDSVVIEPQHQQTLDVQVHSAEACPAYLGRLIKGIDSAAQTPLWMQERLRRSGIRSLSPVVDVTNYVLIELGQPLHAFDADKLTAPVVVRRSRAGESLALLNDQTIELDGEALVIADQQRALALAGVMGGKESAVFAETRDIFLECAFFNPISVAGKARYFGLHTDSSHRFERGVDFNLQRRAIERATQLILEIAGGRPGPVTEIINTEALPARLAVKLRSSQIEKVLGIQYSDTQVRDLFCGLGMRVEPCADGWEITPPGFRFDIAIEEDLLEEIGRVYGYNNLPSSHLLMRTELGKAPESVLGLDRLQDCLVDRGYQEAITYSFVDEAMQKAVAPDDEFIRIQNPISSELAVMRTTLWCGLLNAALYNINRQQSRVRLFETGLRFGYENGAIRQQKMLAGIALGDLNAEQWGEKSRKVDFFDVKADVEALLGLTGSVAVFKAAEHPALHPGQTACIFNQDGETIGLLGMLHPTLQKQLGFDSSVFLFELNQDAILQRKVPKFSPLSKFPSVRRDMALLVAEAVSADAIVACIAETGEQSIRDVSIFDVYRGQGVAEGSKSVALSLVLQDFSQTLTDAEIDAIFRRVLETLTAKLNAKLRE, encoded by the coding sequence ATGCAAGTAAGTGAAGCCTGGTTAAGGGAACTGGTCAATCCACCTATCGCCACTGCCGAATTGGTTGCGCAATTGACCATGGCCGGCCTCGAAGTCGATGCGGTCACTCCGGTTGCTGCCGATTTTAGCGGCGTGGTAGTGGCTGAAGTACTGGAAACCGTCCAACATCCGAATGCCGATAAACTGAAGGTTTGCCAAGTCAATGTCGGCCAAGAGCAAGCGCTGCAGATTGTTTGCGGAGCCAGCAACGTTCGGCCGGGTTTAAAGGTGCCGGCCGCCCTAATTGGTGCGGTACTGCCGGGCGATTTCAAAATCAAGGAATCCAAACTGCGCGGTGAGTTGTCGTTTGGCATGTTGTGTTCCGAAAAGGAACTGGGTTTAGCTACCACTTCCGAAGGTTTGATGGAGCTGCCGACCGATGCGCCGATAGGTCAAGACATACGCGAATATCTACTACTGAACGATAACGTGATTGAGCTCGGCTTGACACCGAATCGCGCCGATTGCTTGAGCGTCGTAGGTGTGGCGCGCGAGGTCGCAGTATTGAATGGTTTGACGTTACCGTCCGACGATTCCGTCGTCATCGAACCGCAACATCAGCAGACTTTGGACGTTCAAGTCCACTCTGCGGAAGCTTGCCCGGCGTATTTGGGGCGCTTGATCAAAGGTATCGATTCAGCCGCACAGACGCCGCTTTGGATGCAGGAGCGCTTGCGCCGTAGCGGGATCCGCAGTCTCAGCCCGGTGGTCGATGTCACCAACTATGTGCTGATTGAACTTGGTCAGCCTTTGCATGCATTTGATGCCGATAAATTGACGGCACCCGTTGTCGTCAGACGCAGTCGAGCCGGCGAGTCATTGGCGTTGTTAAACGATCAGACCATTGAACTTGATGGTGAGGCCTTAGTCATCGCTGATCAACAGCGGGCGTTGGCTCTGGCTGGCGTTATGGGCGGCAAAGAGAGCGCGGTGTTTGCCGAAACTCGCGATATTTTTCTGGAGTGCGCTTTTTTCAATCCAATTAGCGTCGCTGGTAAGGCTAGATACTTCGGGTTGCATACCGATTCCTCACACCGTTTCGAACGCGGCGTCGATTTTAATTTGCAACGTCGAGCCATTGAGCGCGCGACGCAATTGATATTGGAAATTGCCGGAGGCAGACCGGGGCCGGTGACGGAAATTATCAACACTGAAGCCTTACCGGCCCGCTTGGCAGTCAAATTACGTAGTTCTCAGATCGAAAAAGTCTTGGGTATCCAATATAGCGACACCCAAGTTCGCGATCTATTCTGCGGCTTGGGTATGCGGGTTGAGCCTTGCGCGGACGGATGGGAAATTACACCGCCGGGGTTTCGTTTCGATATCGCAATCGAGGAAGATCTGCTCGAGGAAATTGGCCGGGTATATGGCTATAACAACTTGCCCAGCAGTCATCTATTGATGCGTACTGAATTGGGTAAAGCACCGGAGTCGGTGCTAGGGTTGGATCGATTGCAGGATTGTCTGGTTGATCGTGGTTATCAGGAAGCCATCACCTACAGCTTTGTGGATGAAGCGATGCAAAAAGCGGTGGCGCCGGATGATGAATTTATTCGGATCCAGAACCCGATTTCATCCGAGTTAGCGGTGATGCGTACCACCCTGTGGTGCGGATTGTTGAACGCTGCGCTATACAACATTAATCGGCAGCAGAGTCGGGTGAGGCTGTTCGAGACTGGCCTGCGGTTTGGTTATGAAAACGGCGCGATTCGGCAACAAAAGATGCTTGCAGGCATAGCACTTGGAGACCTGAATGCCGAGCAATGGGGCGAGAAGTCTCGGAAAGTCGATTTTTTTGATGTGAAAGCTGATGTGGAAGCCTTGCTCGGCCTTACCGGCAGCGTCGCGGTGTTCAAGGCAGCGGAGCATCCGGCATTGCATCCTGGGCAGACAGCTTGCATCTTCAACCAGGATGGAGAAACGATTGGTCTATTGGGAATGTTGCATCCGACATTGCAAAAACAACTGGGCTTCGATAGCTCGGTGTTTTTGTTCGAATTGAACCAGGATGCAATTTTGCAGCGCAAGGTGCCCAAATTCAGTCCCTTGTCTAAATTTCCGTCGGTACGCCGAGACATGGCCTTGTTGGTGGCGGAAGCTGTATCCGCTGATGCGATTGTTGCTTGTATCGCCGAAACTGGCGAACAATCCATTCGTGATGTGTCGATTTTCGATGTCTATCGCGGGCAGGGTGTGGCCGAGGGTAGCAAAAGCGTGGCGTTGAGTTTGGTACTGCAAGATTTTTCGCAAACTCTTACCGATGCGGAAATTGATGCTATATTTCGCAGGGTGTTGGAGACTTTGACGGCTAAACTGAATGCAAAATTGAGGGAGTGA
- a CDS encoding ABC transporter ATP-binding protein encodes MTSALQIDGLSFAYGAKKALDNVAFQVEPGECTILLGPNGAGKSTLFALITRLYDAREGRIALCGYDVKKQSLQALAKLGVVFQQTTLDPDLSVTQNLRYHAALHGISKKQADRRIQEELERLNMYERRGEKVRQLNGGHKRRVEIARALLHKPSLLLLDEPTVGLDVPSRQAIVKHVHELVKQQSLAVLWATHLIDEIAADDSLIVLHKGQIKANGKLTEILQSTGWADPGQVFQKLTQSDKGGPA; translated from the coding sequence ATGACGTCGGCGCTACAAATCGATGGTCTGAGTTTTGCCTACGGTGCCAAGAAGGCGCTGGATAATGTCGCGTTTCAGGTCGAGCCCGGCGAATGCACGATTTTACTGGGGCCGAACGGTGCCGGCAAAAGTACCTTGTTCGCCCTGATTACCCGGCTTTACGACGCCAGGGAAGGACGCATCGCGCTGTGCGGTTACGACGTCAAGAAGCAAAGTCTGCAAGCCCTGGCCAAGTTAGGGGTAGTGTTTCAACAGACTACGCTGGACCCGGATTTGTCGGTGACCCAAAACCTGCGCTACCACGCCGCGTTGCATGGCATCAGTAAAAAACAGGCAGACCGCCGGATACAGGAAGAACTAGAGCGGCTGAACATGTATGAGCGGCGCGGCGAGAAAGTCCGGCAACTGAACGGCGGCCACAAGCGTCGGGTCGAGATTGCTCGCGCTTTGTTACACAAACCCAGTCTGCTGCTTTTGGACGAACCGACTGTCGGCTTGGATGTGCCTAGTCGGCAGGCCATCGTCAAGCACGTCCACGAATTGGTGAAGCAGCAAAGTCTCGCGGTATTGTGGGCGACGCATTTGATTGACGAGATTGCCGCCGACGACAGTCTGATAGTGCTTCACAAAGGTCAAATCAAGGCCAATGGCAAACTCACTGAAATATTGCAAAGCACTGGTTGGGCGGATCCGGGCCAGGTGTTCCAAAAGCTCACTCAATCCGACAAAGGCGGGCCGGCATGA
- the infC gene encoding translation initiation factor IF-3, with translation MSSKKDATRLNTEITARRVRVIGAEGEQVGVVSINEALQLAYDANLDLVEISPNADPPVCKIMDFGKYQFEQNKKLQAAKKKQKQIQIKEIKFRPGTEEGDYQVKLRSLIKFLNEGDKTKITVRFKGRELTHRELGMDLLKRIETDLEELAAVEQFPKLEGRQMVMVMGPKKKK, from the coding sequence ATCAGCTCTAAAAAAGATGCAACGCGCTTAAATACCGAGATTACCGCCAGACGGGTAAGGGTGATAGGCGCTGAAGGTGAACAAGTTGGGGTTGTATCAATAAACGAAGCTTTGCAGCTTGCCTATGATGCGAACCTGGATCTGGTCGAAATTTCACCCAACGCCGATCCTCCTGTTTGCAAAATCATGGATTTTGGCAAATACCAGTTTGAGCAAAATAAAAAGCTCCAGGCCGCCAAGAAAAAACAAAAACAAATCCAGATCAAGGAAATCAAATTTCGACCGGGTACCGAAGAGGGCGACTATCAGGTCAAATTGCGCAGCTTGATCAAATTTCTCAACGAAGGCGATAAAACCAAAATCACCGTACGGTTTAAAGGGCGCGAACTAACTCATCGCGAACTGGGTATGGATCTGTTGAAACGTATCGAAACCGATTTGGAAGAGTTGGCCGCGGTCGAGCAATTCCCCAAACTGGAGGGCCGGCAAATGGTCATGGTGATGGGACCGAAAAAGAAAAAATAA
- a CDS encoding PQQ-dependent catabolism-associated beta-propeller protein produces MRRIKLAGMAAAVCVAGAASAETVFVTLEKDNAIAVVDPAEGKLVKTVKVGQRPRGIAISHDGKTLFVATSDDDTIRMLDSSNLKEIGKLPSGEDPETFALSPDDKLMYVSNEDDAEVTVIDIASKKAVAKVKVGVEPEGIAVSPDNQWTVSASETTNMLHWIGTADRQIKENTLVDPRPRAVAFSDDSQQLWATSEMAGTLTIIDTATKQVVQNIKLDVPGLSSDLVQPVGIAIDKQRRYGYVAMGPANRVAVIDAQNYKVEKFLLVGQRVWNLAFSPDQKRLYTTNGVSNDISIIDLENHKVTKSVAVGRYPWGVAVKP; encoded by the coding sequence ATGCGTCGGATAAAGCTGGCCGGAATGGCTGCCGCCGTTTGTGTCGCCGGTGCGGCAAGTGCGGAAACTGTCTTTGTGACTTTGGAGAAAGACAATGCGATTGCTGTGGTCGATCCCGCCGAAGGCAAGTTGGTCAAGACCGTCAAGGTTGGCCAGAGGCCGCGCGGTATTGCGATCAGTCACGATGGCAAGACACTGTTCGTCGCCACCAGCGATGACGACACGATTCGCATGCTGGATAGCTCAAACTTGAAGGAAATCGGTAAATTGCCTTCCGGCGAAGACCCGGAGACTTTCGCGCTGAGCCCCGACGACAAGCTGATGTACGTGTCCAACGAGGACGACGCCGAAGTCACGGTCATTGATATCGCCAGCAAGAAGGCGGTGGCTAAGGTCAAGGTGGGCGTCGAGCCGGAAGGTATCGCGGTCAGCCCTGACAACCAATGGACGGTCAGCGCCTCGGAGACCACCAATATGCTGCATTGGATAGGCACTGCCGATCGGCAGATCAAGGAAAATACTTTGGTCGATCCTCGGCCGCGCGCGGTGGCGTTTAGCGACGATAGTCAGCAACTCTGGGCAACTTCGGAAATGGCCGGTACGTTGACCATCATCGACACCGCAACCAAGCAAGTCGTCCAGAATATTAAACTGGATGTACCCGGTTTGAGCAGCGATTTGGTGCAGCCGGTCGGCATCGCTATCGATAAACAACGCCGCTACGGCTACGTAGCGATGGGGCCGGCCAATCGGGTCGCGGTGATCGACGCGCAGAATTACAAGGTGGAGAAATTTTTGCTGGTCGGTCAACGAGTTTGGAATCTGGCTTTTTCACCGGACCAAAAGCGCCTGTATACCACCAACGGCGTCAGCAACGATATTTCGATCATCGACCTGGAAAATCACAAGGTAACCAAGTCGGTGGCGGTGGGCCGTTATCCTTGGGGTGTAGCGGTCAAACCATGA
- a CDS encoding MerR family transcriptional regulator, producing the protein MLEPSNNNELPVIPAKRYFTIGEVSDLCGVKPHVLRYWEQEFTELSPVKRRGNRRYYQRHDVLLIRQIRALLYEQGYTIGGARAHLASGSAKEDSLRTKQLIHQMIGELEDILELLK; encoded by the coding sequence ATGCTGGAACCCAGTAATAACAACGAATTACCGGTCATTCCGGCCAAGCGCTATTTCACGATTGGCGAAGTCAGTGATTTATGCGGTGTGAAACCTCATGTTTTACGCTATTGGGAGCAAGAATTTACCGAGCTGAGTCCGGTCAAGCGACGCGGGAATCGGCGTTATTACCAGCGTCACGATGTGCTGTTAATCCGCCAAATTCGTGCCTTACTCTACGAACAAGGCTATACCATCGGTGGTGCCAGAGCCCATCTGGCGAGCGGTAGCGCTAAGGAAGATAGCCTGCGCACGAAGCAATTAATCCATCAAATGATAGGCGAGCTGGAAGATATTTTGGAGCTATTGAAATAG
- a CDS encoding ferritin-like domain-containing protein — translation MKSIFEFAERCLFDADIERKLAFTFQARQLLAENRLSFTAPGEALPIAATVFPAKPELLMPRDMPKRRLDTVEGKAAFFHALAHIEFVAIYLAWDILYRFRGLPDDFYRDWLLIADEEAQHFQLIRNRLRQLGCDYGDLPAHGGLWSHAEDTAEDILARLAIVPRCMEARGLDVTPGMRDKLAAMGDADGVAILERIYTDEIGHVERGSYWFKSLARQRGLQPEQHYKDLILGYYKGKPKGPFNREVRIIAGFSDNELDWLEERAHE, via the coding sequence ATGAAATCAATATTCGAATTTGCCGAGCGGTGTCTGTTCGACGCCGATATCGAGCGAAAACTTGCCTTTACCTTCCAGGCCAGACAGCTATTGGCGGAGAATCGGCTGTCGTTTACAGCGCCCGGCGAGGCATTGCCGATCGCCGCTACGGTCTTCCCCGCAAAACCGGAATTATTGATGCCGCGCGACATGCCGAAACGGCGGCTGGATACCGTCGAAGGCAAGGCGGCTTTTTTCCATGCCTTGGCTCATATCGAGTTCGTCGCGATCTATCTGGCTTGGGACATTCTCTATCGCTTCCGCGGTTTGCCCGACGATTTTTACCGCGATTGGTTGCTGATCGCCGATGAGGAGGCGCAGCATTTTCAATTGATTCGCAACCGGCTCAGGCAATTGGGTTGTGATTACGGCGATCTGCCGGCGCACGGGGGCTTGTGGTCTCATGCGGAAGATACGGCGGAAGATATTTTAGCCCGATTGGCGATCGTGCCGCGGTGCATGGAGGCGCGCGGATTGGACGTGACGCCGGGCATGCGCGACAAGCTGGCGGCGATGGGTGATGCGGACGGCGTGGCCATATTGGAGCGGATATATACCGACGAAATCGGTCATGTCGAGCGCGGTTCGTATTGGTTCAAGAGCCTGGCCAGGCAGCGGGGGCTGCAACCCGAGCAGCATTATAAGGATTTGATTTTGGGCTATTACAAGGGGAAACCGAAAGGGCCATTTAACCGAGAAGTGCGTATAATCGCCGGTTTCTCGGATAACGAACTCGACTGGCTGGAGGAAAGGGCGCATGAATAA
- the rpmI gene encoding 50S ribosomal protein L35, which produces MPKLKSHSGAGKRFKKTGTGGFKCKQSHKRHILTKKTTKRKRQLRKTAILHPSDTPLVARMLPYS; this is translated from the coding sequence ATGCCAAAATTGAAAAGCCATAGTGGCGCCGGTAAGCGCTTTAAGAAAACCGGGACCGGTGGTTTCAAGTGCAAACAATCGCACAAACGCCATATCTTGACCAAAAAAACCACAAAACGGAAAAGACAACTGCGTAAAACAGCCATCCTGCATCCGTCAGATACGCCATTGGTAGCGCGCATGCTGCCATACAGTTGA
- the pheS gene encoding phenylalanine--tRNA ligase subunit alpha → MSANIEDIVKQALDELAQAKDLGQLDQVRVNYLGKKGLFTQQMKELASMDPEQRRSAGQVVNDAKNTFQHALETRKLALESAELAARLASESIDVTLPGRGQTTAGLHPVTITLRRISRIFASVGFNAVEGPEIEDDYHNFGALNIPAHHPARAMHDTFYFDAHTVLRTHTSPVQIRVMESEKPPLKVIAPGRVYRCDSDLTHTPMFHQVEGFLVDTDVSFADLKGVVFEFLRAFFEKDIQVRFRPSYFPFTEPSAEVDIECVMCDGKGCRVCSQTGWLEVMGCGMIHPEVFKSVGIDHQTYSGFAFGMGVERLAMLRYGINDLRMFFENDLKFLQQFR, encoded by the coding sequence GTGTCGGCTAATATCGAAGATATCGTTAAGCAGGCATTAGATGAGCTTGCACAGGCTAAGGATCTAGGTCAATTGGATCAGGTTCGGGTCAACTATCTGGGTAAAAAAGGCTTGTTCACCCAGCAAATGAAAGAGTTGGCTAGCATGGATCCGGAGCAGCGTCGTAGCGCTGGACAGGTTGTCAACGATGCCAAAAACACTTTCCAACACGCTCTCGAGACGCGTAAGCTCGCTTTAGAAAGTGCAGAGCTGGCTGCTCGGTTAGCGAGCGAGTCTATCGATGTGACTCTGCCCGGTCGCGGACAAACCACCGCCGGTTTGCATCCTGTTACTATTACCCTGCGGCGGATTAGTAGAATTTTCGCTAGCGTCGGCTTCAACGCGGTGGAAGGGCCGGAAATTGAAGACGACTATCACAATTTCGGCGCGCTCAACATTCCCGCACACCATCCCGCGCGTGCGATGCATGACACTTTTTATTTCGACGCGCATACGGTACTAAGAACTCACACTTCGCCGGTGCAAATTCGGGTCATGGAATCCGAGAAGCCGCCTCTAAAAGTGATTGCGCCCGGCCGAGTCTACCGTTGCGATTCGGATTTGACGCACACGCCGATGTTTCATCAGGTCGAGGGCTTTTTAGTCGATACCGATGTCAGCTTTGCCGATTTGAAAGGCGTCGTGTTTGAATTCTTACGCGCATTTTTTGAAAAAGACATTCAAGTTCGTTTTCGCCCGTCTTACTTTCCATTTACCGAACCTTCGGCTGAGGTCGATATCGAGTGCGTAATGTGTGACGGTAAAGGTTGTCGCGTCTGCAGTCAAACCGGCTGGCTGGAAGTCATGGGCTGCGGCATGATTCATCCGGAAGTTTTCAAATCCGTGGGTATCGATCATCAAACCTATTCCGGTTTTGCATTCGGCATGGGGGTCGAGCGCCTAGCCATGCTGCGTTACGGTATTAACGACTTGCGGATGTTTTTCGAAAACGATCTGAAATTTTTACAACAGTTTAGGTAA
- the ihfA gene encoding integration host factor subunit alpha — translation MVALTKADIAEKLFEDLGLNKREAKEIVELFFDEIKRSLESGEQVKISGFGKFELRDKNGRPGRNPKTGEEIPITPRRVVTFRTGQKLKARVEAYAGTQ, via the coding sequence ATTGTGGCATTAACGAAAGCAGATATTGCAGAAAAGTTGTTTGAAGATCTCGGCTTGAATAAACGAGAAGCTAAAGAAATAGTAGAGCTGTTTTTCGACGAAATCAAAAGAAGTCTGGAAAGCGGTGAACAAGTCAAAATATCGGGTTTTGGCAAATTTGAATTACGGGATAAAAATGGCCGTCCCGGCCGCAATCCGAAGACCGGCGAGGAAATACCGATCACGCCGCGTCGGGTTGTTACCTTTAGAACAGGGCAAAAATTGAAAGCTCGAGTGGAAGCTTATGCTGGAACCCAGTAA
- a CDS encoding ABC transporter permease, giving the protein MRILHYWRALVGIVGRELLRFLHQRERFVSALVRPLVWLFVFAAGFRAALGIAISPPYETYILYEVYITPGLLGMILLFNGMQSSLSMVYDREMGSMRMLMVCPLPRWFLLCSKLIAGTAVGVLQCYAFLGIAWLYDIQAPLPGYLWILPALVLGGMMLGALGLLLSSFIKQLENFAGVMNFVIFPLFFMSTALYPLWKIKESSPLLATLAEYNPFSQAVELIRFALYQHFNQSALIFTAISFLVFIGAAIVGYNPSKGMMVRKGGGGD; this is encoded by the coding sequence ATGAGAATTTTGCATTATTGGCGGGCGCTGGTCGGCATCGTTGGTCGTGAATTACTGCGTTTTCTGCACCAGCGCGAGCGCTTCGTCTCGGCGCTGGTAAGACCCCTGGTCTGGTTGTTCGTGTTCGCGGCCGGCTTCCGCGCTGCGCTGGGTATTGCGATCAGCCCGCCTTACGAAACCTACATCTTGTACGAGGTTTACATCACTCCCGGACTGCTGGGTATGATTTTGCTGTTCAACGGTATGCAGAGCTCGCTGTCGATGGTGTACGACCGCGAAATGGGCAGTATGCGTATGTTGATGGTGTGCCCGCTGCCGCGCTGGTTCTTGCTTTGCAGCAAATTGATCGCCGGTACCGCGGTCGGCGTGCTGCAGTGCTACGCTTTCCTGGGCATCGCTTGGTTGTACGACATTCAGGCGCCGCTGCCCGGCTATCTATGGATACTGCCGGCGCTGGTGTTGGGTGGCATGATGCTGGGCGCGCTGGGCTTGTTGTTGTCCTCGTTCATCAAGCAATTGGAGAACTTTGCCGGGGTGATGAACTTCGTGATATTTCCGCTGTTTTTCATGTCCACTGCGTTATATCCGCTCTGGAAAATCAAGGAGTCTAGTCCGCTACTGGCGACATTGGCAGAATATAATCCGTTCTCCCAGGCTGTAGAGCTGATCCGCTTTGCGCTTTATCAGCATTTCAATCAGTCGGCTCTGATCTTCACCGCGATTTCTTTTTTAGTGTTTATCGGTGCGGCGATAGTCGGCTACAACCCCTCGAAAGGCATGATGGTGCGCAAGGGAGGCGGTGGCGATTGA
- the rplT gene encoding 50S ribosomal protein L20 has translation MARVKRGVTARARHKKILKLAKGYYGARSRVYRVAKQAVIKAGQYAYRDRKQKKRQFRALWIVRINAAARQFGISYSRLINGLTKANVAIDRKVLADLAVRDIQAFGEIAKVAIANQSKP, from the coding sequence ATGGCTAGAGTAAAACGCGGTGTTACCGCTAGAGCAAGACACAAAAAGATTTTAAAGCTGGCTAAAGGTTACTACGGTGCCCGTAGCCGGGTTTATCGGGTTGCTAAACAAGCGGTCATCAAAGCCGGTCAATATGCGTACCGCGACCGCAAGCAGAAAAAACGCCAATTCCGCGCTTTGTGGATCGTGCGGATTAACGCTGCGGCCCGCCAATTCGGCATTTCCTACAGCCGCTTAATCAATGGCTTGACTAAAGCTAATGTCGCTATCGACCGCAAGGTACTGGCCGACTTGGCCGTACGCGACATTCAAGCCTTCGGCGAGATTGCAAAGGTAGCAATCGCCAACCAGAGCAAGCCGTAA
- a CDS encoding glutamate-5-semialdehyde dehydrogenase: protein MKLSSITDIARQSRLAARQLAPASDAQRNLALAKMAEALQDVRAQVLATNAEEVVKARAAGQTEAMVKRLTIDDKMFDYMLSRLKKVAQLPDPLNRILTGHTNPAGLRVYKKSVPLGVIGMIYESRPNVTTDAAGVCIKSGNAVILRGGSEALQTNTVLTDAMVAGAAAAGLPQHAIQIVRTPGHEVVCELLQQDQYIDVLIPRGGKSLIKRIAEGTRIPVIKHYDGICHLYLAADAEPAKAVALAVNSKCQSVQVCNALETLLVDAECAERLLPLLDEAFTENGIELRGCEETLKLLPGIAAATEQDWSSEYLAPILSVKIVAGIQQAIDHINHYGSGHTDGIVTQSLRLARQFEEQVDSASVMVNASTRLSGGGDYGLGSVVGISTDKLHVRGPVGPDGLTTYKWIAVGDGHLRE, encoded by the coding sequence ATGAAATTATCTTCCATAACCGATATCGCCCGGCAAAGCCGCTTGGCTGCGCGCCAACTGGCGCCGGCTTCCGACGCGCAACGTAATTTGGCTCTGGCAAAAATGGCCGAAGCGTTGCAGGACGTTAGAGCGCAGGTGCTGGCAACCAACGCCGAAGAAGTCGTGAAAGCCCGCGCGGCCGGCCAGACCGAGGCAATGGTCAAGCGGCTGACCATCGACGACAAGATGTTCGATTACATGCTGTCGCGCTTGAAAAAAGTCGCGCAACTGCCCGATCCGCTGAACCGTATCCTGACCGGCCATACCAATCCGGCCGGGTTGCGGGTGTATAAGAAGTCGGTACCGCTGGGCGTGATCGGCATGATTTACGAGTCGCGGCCCAACGTCACCACCGACGCCGCCGGCGTCTGCATCAAAAGCGGCAACGCCGTGATACTGCGCGGCGGCTCGGAGGCCTTGCAAACCAACACGGTATTAACCGATGCGATGGTGGCCGGCGCGGCCGCCGCCGGCTTGCCGCAACACGCCATCCAGATCGTCCGCACGCCGGGCCACGAAGTGGTCTGCGAATTATTGCAACAAGACCAGTACATCGACGTACTGATCCCGCGCGGAGGCAAGAGCCTGATCAAACGTATCGCCGAAGGCACCCGGATTCCGGTGATCAAACATTACGACGGCATTTGCCATTTGTATCTGGCCGCCGACGCCGAACCGGCCAAAGCCGTGGCGCTGGCAGTCAATTCCAAATGCCAGAGCGTGCAGGTCTGCAACGCGTTGGAGACCTTGCTGGTCGATGCCGAATGTGCCGAACGGTTGTTGCCGTTATTGGATGAAGCCTTTACTGAAAATGGCATCGAACTGCGCGGCTGTGAGGAAACCCTGAAACTATTGCCCGGCATTGCCGCCGCCACCGAACAGGACTGGTCCAGCGAATACCTGGCGCCGATTCTGTCGGTGAAAATCGTCGCCGGCATCCAGCAAGCCATCGATCATATCAACCACTACGGTTCCGGCCACACCGACGGCATCGTCACCCAAAGCCTGAGGCTGGCAAGGCAATTCGAAGAACAAGTCGATTCGGCCTCGGTGATGGTCAATGCCTCGACCCGGCTATCCGGCGGCGGCGATTACGGCCTGGGCTCGGTAGTCGGCATCAGCACCGATAAACTCCATGTCCGCGGTCCGGTCGGGCCGGACGGGCTGACTACCTATAAATGGATAGCGGTGGGGGACGGCCACTTGCGCGAATGA